In the Salinirubrum litoreum genome, one interval contains:
- a CDS encoding helix-turn-helix domain-containing protein: protein MTGVRAEVEVSEPGSCPVASVSESVEGSVGSVSWTASDDAVTEEFTVETDDDSLDSADVERVFDYGSESVYQFQRDGGDCVCEVVESVDCPIADVRAERGSLVLTLHLDEMADLRTLVSTLREQFGGVGVRYLAQASAEAAEGSDLVPVDRGRLTDRQEEVLRTAHEMGYFEYPRDSNATEVAAALDIRPSTFTEHLSAAQSKLLDDLLAD, encoded by the coding sequence ATGACGGGTGTTCGAGCCGAGGTCGAGGTCAGTGAACCGGGGAGTTGTCCGGTGGCGAGCGTCTCGGAGTCGGTCGAGGGGTCCGTCGGCTCTGTCTCGTGGACCGCCAGCGACGACGCCGTCACCGAGGAGTTCACGGTCGAGACGGACGACGACTCGCTCGACAGTGCCGACGTCGAACGCGTCTTCGACTACGGATCGGAGTCGGTGTACCAGTTCCAACGAGACGGGGGTGACTGCGTCTGTGAGGTCGTCGAGTCGGTCGACTGTCCGATCGCGGACGTGCGCGCCGAGCGTGGGTCGCTTGTCCTGACGCTCCACCTCGACGAGATGGCCGACCTGCGGACGTTGGTCTCGACGCTCCGCGAGCAGTTCGGCGGTGTCGGGGTGCGATACCTCGCCCAGGCGAGCGCCGAGGCGGCAGAGGGTAGCGATCTGGTGCCGGTGGATCGCGGTCGGCTGACCGACCGGCAGGAGGAGGTGCTCCGCACGGCCCACGAGATGGGCTACTTCGAGTACCCCCGCGACTCCAACGCGACCGAGGTCGCAGCGGCACTCGACATCCGCCCCTCGACGTTCACAGAGCATCTCTCGGCCGCACAGTCGAAGCTGTTGGACGACTTGCTCGCCGACTGA
- a CDS encoding DEAD/DEAH box helicase produces the protein MDDLIAWLRGRPYYEGQIADHRRIPAREAEFADVDLEPRVVNTLDKQGIDGLYRHQAEAIEAVRDGKNVVLATQTASGKSLAYTVPAFERALDHGGRTLYIGPQNALIADQEDTLSELARGLGFGSRVSVRQYTGRQSKSEKREVRDRRPTVVLSNPDMLHYALLPYARKLWEWFFSSLETVVIDEVHGYRGVFGSHVALTLRRLNRICERFDSDPQYVCCSATIGNPVEHASRVTGKSADSFALVDEDTSATGERHWILWNPPEYADQENRSGRRRSSHTEAKRLFVDLVSKDFQTLTFTRARQAAEQYATESAKMLRERGQHDLAGKITAYQAALRNDRRREIEADLHAGKMRGVWSTNALELGVDVGGLDAVLLDGYPGTRMSAFQQAGRAGRGEDAALVVMIGGEDQLDQYLMGNPDDFFEGEPEEAVADPENEQLLDDHLLSAATENWLMPDDDRYFGETFESAVSDLTAVGELDRRDTQHGPRWTYAGNGSPQHEMSLRTIDDREVSLVDRRSGDSIAELGFSDALRDAHPGAVYHQQGQSYEVVDLDLATDTAELQPTWADYYTQVLTDKDIVVERDLTEKQLTARPDTPVRFADVTVTEQITGFERKDRASGETIGTETLDLPETTLRTRALYFTVPEDLETAMRSEGGEYGFNGGIHAAEHGMISLFPLHLLCDRADIGGISTPFHGHTGQSTIFIYDGYPGGVGLTRSGYDAVESLMDRTAKLIDGCTCEGGCPACVQSPHCGNANDPLSKPEAVMLLEGLTGTD, from the coding sequence GTGGACGACCTCATCGCGTGGCTTCGGGGCAGACCGTACTACGAGGGGCAGATCGCCGACCACCGGCGCATCCCGGCCCGCGAGGCCGAGTTCGCCGACGTGGACCTCGAACCACGCGTCGTCAACACGCTCGACAAGCAGGGCATCGACGGGCTCTACCGCCACCAGGCCGAGGCCATCGAGGCGGTCCGAGACGGCAAGAACGTCGTCCTCGCCACCCAGACCGCCTCCGGCAAGAGCCTCGCGTACACCGTCCCCGCCTTCGAGCGCGCGCTGGATCACGGCGGCCGAACCCTCTACATCGGGCCGCAGAACGCCCTGATCGCCGATCAGGAGGACACCCTCTCCGAACTTGCGAGAGGACTCGGCTTCGGCTCTCGGGTGTCGGTCCGGCAGTACACCGGTCGGCAGTCGAAGTCCGAGAAGCGGGAGGTGCGGGACCGCCGGCCGACCGTCGTGCTCTCGAACCCCGACATGCTCCACTACGCGCTCCTGCCGTACGCCAGAAAGCTGTGGGAGTGGTTCTTCTCCTCGCTGGAGACGGTGGTGATCGACGAGGTGCACGGCTACCGGGGCGTCTTCGGGAGCCACGTCGCGCTGACGCTCCGGCGACTCAACCGCATCTGTGAACGCTTCGACAGCGATCCACAGTACGTCTGCTGTTCGGCGACGATCGGCAACCCTGTGGAGCACGCCAGTCGCGTGACCGGGAAATCCGCCGACTCGTTCGCGCTGGTCGACGAGGACACCAGCGCGACCGGCGAGCGCCACTGGATCTTGTGGAACCCGCCGGAGTACGCCGATCAGGAGAATCGCTCTGGACGGCGGCGTTCCAGTCACACCGAGGCGAAACGGCTGTTCGTCGATCTGGTGAGCAAGGACTTCCAGACGCTGACCTTCACCCGCGCCCGGCAGGCCGCCGAGCAGTACGCCACCGAAAGCGCCAAGATGCTCCGGGAGCGCGGCCAGCACGACCTCGCGGGCAAGATCACGGCGTACCAGGCCGCCCTGCGGAACGACCGCCGCAGAGAGATCGAAGCCGACCTGCACGCCGGGAAGATGCGGGGTGTTTGGAGCACGAACGCGCTGGAACTCGGTGTGGACGTGGGTGGCCTCGACGCCGTCCTCCTCGACGGCTACCCCGGCACCCGGATGTCGGCGTTCCAGCAGGCCGGCAGAGCAGGGCGCGGGGAGGACGCCGCGCTGGTGGTGATGATCGGCGGCGAAGACCAGTTAGACCAGTATCTGATGGGCAATCCCGACGACTTCTTCGAGGGCGAACCCGAGGAGGCGGTCGCCGACCCCGAGAACGAGCAACTGCTGGACGACCACCTGCTGTCTGCCGCCACCGAGAACTGGTTGATGCCCGACGACGACCGGTACTTCGGCGAGACGTTCGAGTCGGCCGTGTCGGATCTCACGGCGGTCGGGGAACTCGACCGCCGGGACACCCAGCACGGCCCGCGCTGGACCTACGCCGGCAACGGGAGTCCACAACACGAGATGAGCCTCCGGACTATCGACGACCGCGAGGTGAGCCTCGTGGACCGGCGGTCCGGCGACTCCATCGCGGAACTGGGCTTCTCCGACGCCCTCCGGGACGCTCACCCCGGCGCTGTCTACCACCAGCAGGGCCAGAGCTACGAGGTCGTCGATCTCGATCTGGCCACCGACACCGCCGAACTTCAGCCGACGTGGGCCGACTACTACACGCAGGTTCTCACTGACAAGGATATCGTGGTCGAGCGCGACCTGACCGAGAAACAGTTGACTGCCCGGCCGGACACGCCGGTCAGGTTCGCGGACGTGACCGTCACCGAGCAGATCACGGGCTTCGAGCGCAAGGACCGCGCGAGTGGCGAGACGATCGGCACCGAGACGCTGGACCTGCCGGAGACGACCCTGCGGACGCGGGCGCTCTACTTCACGGTCCCCGAAGACCTCGAGACGGCGATGCGGTCGGAGGGCGGCGAGTACGGGTTCAACGGCGGCATCCACGCCGCAGAACACGGGATGATCTCGCTGTTCCCGCTGCACCTGCTGTGTGACCGGGCGGACATCGGCGGCATCTCGACGCCGTTCCACGGCCACACCGGGCAGAGTACGATCTTCATCTACGACGGCTATCCGGGTGGCGTCGGCCTGACGCGGTCGGGGTACGACGCGGTGGAGTCGCTGATGGACCGCACCGCGAAACTGATCGACGGCTGTACCTGCGAGGGTGGCTGTCCGGCCTGCGTGCAGTCGCCCCACTGCGGGAACGCGAACGACCCGCTGTCGAAACCCGAGGCCGTCATGCTGTTGGAAGGGCTGACCGGCACGGACTGA
- a CDS encoding FxLYD domain-containing protein — translation MSQPDRPTDDEAEAEPGPLDSFESILGEDPNFGSFVLTVGIVTCVFIAAFQFTLPSPVSHLLTAGVLLVTVLTAIIASALETLGYFDPDRGTATTQTAEQTDTRPAKPWVVGNRQAAPLPPLLNFDAELRGFAELYDGDLPEQFDSFIEDYRRLKISRKNRTTIASDLRADLNPISVLFEDGSEGDELYQQISDKLFRYIKSDTLDSVSVRSVTFYDTDDTEATVSDLQGQVSRAEFVVENEGEETSVEVAVEFYDGTGTRIGSQTCPVGTIKPAAVREVSADVLVPADATRATTSLKLTGPA, via the coding sequence ATGAGCCAGCCCGACAGACCCACGGACGACGAGGCCGAGGCCGAACCGGGTCCGCTCGACAGCTTCGAGTCGATCCTCGGCGAAGACCCGAACTTCGGCTCGTTCGTCCTGACCGTCGGCATCGTCACCTGCGTGTTCATCGCGGCGTTCCAGTTCACGCTCCCGAGTCCGGTCTCACACCTCCTCACGGCGGGGGTCCTGCTCGTCACCGTCCTCACGGCGATCATCGCCTCTGCGCTGGAGACGCTCGGCTACTTCGACCCCGACCGGGGAACCGCGACGACCCAGACCGCAGAGCAGACGGACACCAGACCGGCCAAGCCGTGGGTCGTCGGGAACCGGCAGGCCGCACCGCTCCCGCCGCTACTCAACTTCGACGCGGAGCTTCGTGGGTTCGCGGAACTGTACGACGGTGACCTGCCAGAGCAGTTCGACTCGTTCATCGAGGACTACCGCCGCCTGAAGATCAGCCGGAAGAATCGAACCACGATCGCGAGCGACCTCCGGGCGGATCTGAACCCGATCAGCGTCCTGTTCGAGGACGGAAGCGAGGGCGACGAACTGTACCAGCAGATCAGCGACAAACTGTTTCGGTACATCAAGAGCGACACGCTCGACTCCGTCTCGGTGCGGAGCGTGACGTTCTACGACACCGACGACACCGAGGCGACGGTGTCCGACCTCCAGGGACAGGTGAGCCGAGCCGAGTTCGTCGTCGAGAACGAGGGCGAGGAGACGAGCGTCGAGGTCGCCGTCGAGTTCTACGACGGGACCGGCACCCGGATCGGGAGCCAGACGTGTCCGGTCGGCACGATCAAGCCCGCCGCAGTGCGCGAGGTCTCGGCCGACGTGCTCGTCCCCGCCGACGCGACGCGGGCGACGACGTCGCTGAAGCTGACCGGCCCCGCGTGA